The Dioscorea cayenensis subsp. rotundata cultivar TDr96_F1 chromosome 7, TDr96_F1_v2_PseudoChromosome.rev07_lg8_w22 25.fasta, whole genome shotgun sequence genome includes a region encoding these proteins:
- the LOC120265953 gene encoding uncharacterized protein LOC120265953 isoform X1, whose product MNSISAKLFNSHLHFLCTAKSAPLSTSRVRVSPKATKVSNLQLKEKWLDSLSLSPLGGDEGVICASEPQWVLGVDPDVSGAVALLKPDGSVSLAQGWWSGGYTYGLWIGVLVASGFSVVPVTSHEWKNHYELSRSSSSKPTSPPSSSAQRRARSKTPPSPPSSPAQRRPRRHHHHPLKDAPAQRRPRRHHHHHPLKDAPAQRRQARNLNARILSDLRNNRPLRPLVLSHFLLLLEGRTPLEPRGDEPRGEAPHPVEA is encoded by the exons ATGAACTCCATCTCTGCCAAACTCTTCAACTCCCATCTCCACTTCCTCTGCACTGCAAAATCGGCACCTTTATCGAcatctagggttagggtttcgccTAAGGCTACAAAGGTTTCAAATTTGCAGCTCAAGGAGAAGTGGTTGGATTCCCTCTCCTTGAGCCCACTGGGAGGAGACGAGGGAGTGATTTGTGCTTCGGAGCCTCAATGGGTTCTTGGAGTGGATCCCGATGTCTCTGGCGCCGTCGCACTTTTGAAACCCGATGGTTCTGTCTCTTTGGCTCAG GGATGGTGGAGTGGAGGATATACATATGGATTGTGGATTGGTGTTTTAGTTGCATCAGGATTTTCAGTTGTGCCAGTGACATCACATGAATGGAAAAATCATTATGAACTTTCTCGAAGCTCTTCGAGTAAG ccCACGTCGCCACCATCATCATCCGCTCAAAGACGTGCCCGCTCAAAGACGCCCCCGTCGCCACCATCATCACCCGCTCAAAGACGCCCACGTCGCCACCATCATCACCCGCTCAAAGACGCGCCCGCTCAAAGACGCCCCCGTcgccaccaccatcatcacccgCTCAAAGACGCCCCCGCTCAAAGACGCCAGGCTCGCAACCTCAATGCCCGCATCCTCTCCGACCTCCGCAACAACCGTCCCCTTCGGCCCTTAGTTCTTAGCCATTTTTTGTTGCTTCTTGAGGGGCGTACGCCTCTTGAGCCTCGAGGCGACGAGCCTCGAGGCGAAGCGCCTCACCCGGTTGAGGCGTAA
- the LOC120265953 gene encoding Holliday junction resolvase MOC1, chloroplastic-like isoform X2, translating into MNSISAKLFNSHLHFLCTAKSAPLSTSRVRVSPKATKVSNLQLKEKWLDSLSLSPLGGDEGVICASEPQWVLGVDPDVSGAVALLKPDGSVSLAQGWWSGGYTYGLWIGVLVASGFSVVPVTSHEWKNHYELSRSSSSKMFWQDDSREVASALLNLFPSLSHQLKRKKDHGRAEALLIAAYGRGLIE; encoded by the exons ATGAACTCCATCTCTGCCAAACTCTTCAACTCCCATCTCCACTTCCTCTGCACTGCAAAATCGGCACCTTTATCGAcatctagggttagggtttcgccTAAGGCTACAAAGGTTTCAAATTTGCAGCTCAAGGAGAAGTGGTTGGATTCCCTCTCCTTGAGCCCACTGGGAGGAGACGAGGGAGTGATTTGTGCTTCGGAGCCTCAATGGGTTCTTGGAGTGGATCCCGATGTCTCTGGCGCCGTCGCACTTTTGAAACCCGATGGTTCTGTCTCTTTGGCTCAG GGATGGTGGAGTGGAGGATATACATATGGATTGTGGATTGGTGTTTTAGTTGCATCAGGATTTTCAGTTGTGCCAGTGACATCACATGAATGGAAAAATCATTATGAACTTTCTCGAAGCTCTTCGAGTAAG ATGTTTTGGCAAGATGATAGCAGGGAAGTTGCTTCTGCTCTGTTGAATCTGTTCCCATCTTTGAGCCATCAATTAAAGAGGAAGAAAGATCATG GTCGAGCTGAAGCTCTTCTTATTGCGGCATATGGAAGAGGCCTTATAGAATGA